In Caldicellulosiruptor morganii, the following proteins share a genomic window:
- the rplL gene encoding 50S ribosomal protein L7/L12 has translation MASEKVQKLIEEIKTLTVLELSEMVKALEEEFGVTAAAPVAVAAAPVAGAQAAAPAAEEKTEFNVILADAGADKIKVIKVVREITGLGLKEAKDLVDGAPKPIKENVSKDEAEQIKKKLEEVGAKVELK, from the coding sequence ATGGCAAGCGAAAAGGTTCAGAAGTTAATCGAAGAAATCAAAACATTGACTGTTTTAGAGCTTTCTGAAATGGTCAAAGCATTGGAAGAAGAGTTTGGTGTTACAGCAGCAGCTCCAGTAGCTGTTGCAGCAGCTCCAGTTGCAGGTGCTCAGGCAGCAGCTCCAGCAGCTGAGGAGAAGACAGAGTTCAATGTTATCCTGGCAGATGCAGGTGCTGATAAGATTAAGGTTATCAAGGTTGTAAGAGAGATTACTGGACTCGGGTTAAAAGAAGCAAAGGACCTTGTTGATGGTGCTCCAAAGCCAATCAAAGAAAATGTATCAAAAGATGAAGCTGAACAGATTAAGAAGAAGTTAGAAGAAGTTGGGGCAAAGGTTGAGCTCAAGTAA
- a CDS encoding ATP-binding protein → MKVTPEKLKRYVDLSEFNFNTTEEIEPLRDIIGQERARRAFEFGLRINTRGYNIYMCGPTGTGKTSFAEGYLKEIAKQKPVPNDWVYVYNFSNPDSPVAINLPKGMGKIFKNDVEEFVESVINDLKKVFTSEEYETDRNNIYNEYQEKRAQLLDDLAEEARRYGFEIKYTPSGVYFIPIVNGKAISESEYPELEKSIRDEIEKKIKKLQLETQEVLKKIKLLEKESKERIKELQKKVAVFTISHYVYEIRNKYRENQKVLEFIDGVTNDIVENLDDFLDKDDDEQSIPFQLLSYKKTSSVDKYKVNVIVDNSDLDGAPVVYEVNPTYYNLVGKIEYENEMGNILVTDFTKIKAGAIHRANGGYLILQAKDILSYPQAWEALKRILKTGEIVIENLKDIYGLFITSTLKPEPIPVDLKVILIGSEYIYNILYNYDEDFRKLFKIKADFDSEMDYNKENVYKMIQFVSSFCQRENALPFSRSAVERVIEYSCRLVENQEKLSTRFNEIVEILAESNTWAQLENSTHVTEEHVIKAICEKEYRSAKYEEKINEMIEDGTILVDVDGYKTAQINALAILDVGDYTFGKPSRITVTTSSGRSGIINIEREVQMSGKTHSKGILIIAGYISEVFAQDMPLTLNATICFEQLYSGIEGDSASAAELCALLSALSDVPIYQGIAITGSVNQKGEIQPVGGVTKKIEGFYYVCKKKGFTGNQGVIIPHQNMKNLVLCDEVIDSIRNGNFHIWAVKSINEAMEILTGKSFDEIILLSKQKLKKYLDNLTSIGQPSKEKEG, encoded by the coding sequence ATGAAAGTTACACCCGAAAAATTGAAAAGATACGTAGACCTGTCTGAATTCAATTTTAATACTACTGAAGAAATAGAACCGCTGAGAGATATAATAGGGCAGGAGAGAGCAAGAAGAGCTTTTGAGTTTGGACTCAGAATCAATACAAGAGGTTATAACATCTATATGTGTGGACCAACAGGCACGGGTAAGACAAGTTTTGCAGAAGGGTATCTCAAAGAGATTGCAAAGCAAAAACCTGTTCCCAATGATTGGGTGTATGTATACAATTTTTCAAATCCGGATTCTCCGGTGGCGATCAATCTTCCAAAAGGAATGGGGAAAATTTTTAAGAATGACGTAGAAGAATTTGTTGAATCAGTGATAAATGACCTGAAAAAAGTGTTTACAAGTGAGGAGTATGAAACTGACAGGAATAATATTTACAACGAGTACCAGGAAAAAAGAGCTCAGCTTTTGGATGATTTGGCTGAAGAAGCAAGAAGATATGGATTTGAGATAAAATATACGCCGAGCGGTGTATATTTTATACCAATTGTGAATGGGAAAGCCATATCAGAATCTGAATATCCCGAGCTTGAAAAGTCAATAAGAGATGAAATTGAAAAAAAGATTAAAAAGCTTCAGCTTGAAACTCAGGAGGTTTTAAAGAAGATAAAACTTCTTGAAAAAGAGTCAAAAGAGAGGATAAAAGAACTGCAAAAGAAGGTAGCTGTATTTACAATAAGCCATTATGTATATGAAATACGAAACAAATACAGAGAAAACCAGAAGGTGCTTGAATTTATCGACGGTGTTACAAATGACATAGTGGAAAATCTTGATGACTTTTTGGATAAAGATGACGATGAGCAGAGCATACCTTTTCAGCTTCTGTCATATAAAAAGACTTCCAGTGTGGATAAATATAAAGTAAATGTCATTGTGGACAACTCGGATTTGGACGGAGCACCGGTTGTGTATGAAGTAAATCCAACCTACTACAATCTGGTGGGGAAAATTGAATATGAAAATGAAATGGGAAATATTCTGGTAACTGATTTTACAAAAATAAAAGCCGGGGCAATTCACAGGGCAAATGGTGGATATTTGATTCTTCAGGCAAAAGACATTTTGAGTTATCCTCAGGCATGGGAAGCTCTAAAGAGAATTCTAAAAACGGGTGAGATAGTTATTGAAAATCTAAAAGATATTTATGGACTTTTTATTACTTCCACTTTAAAGCCAGAACCAATTCCTGTGGATTTAAAAGTGATTTTAATTGGCAGTGAATACATTTATAACATTTTATATAACTATGATGAAGACTTCAGAAAGCTTTTCAAAATCAAAGCAGATTTTGACAGTGAAATGGATTATAACAAAGAAAATGTATATAAGATGATACAGTTTGTCAGTTCTTTTTGTCAAAGAGAAAATGCTCTGCCTTTTTCACGATCGGCTGTTGAGAGGGTTATTGAATATTCATGCAGACTTGTTGAGAATCAGGAAAAACTCTCCACACGATTTAATGAAATAGTTGAAATTCTGGCTGAGTCAAACACATGGGCACAGCTTGAAAATAGCACACATGTGACAGAAGAGCATGTCATCAAGGCTATTTGCGAAAAGGAGTACAGAAGTGCAAAGTATGAAGAAAAGATAAATGAAATGATTGAAGATGGAACAATTCTTGTTGATGTGGATGGTTACAAAACAGCTCAGATAAATGCTCTTGCCATTTTGGATGTTGGAGATTATACTTTTGGAAAGCCATCTCGAATAACAGTTACCACAAGCAGTGGTAGAAGTGGTATAATAAATATTGAGCGCGAGGTGCAGATGTCTGGCAAAACTCACAGCAAAGGGATTTTGATAATTGCAGGGTATATTTCGGAGGTTTTTGCACAGGACATGCCTCTTACACTTAATGCCACGATATGTTTTGAACAGCTTTACTCAGGAATTGAGGGTGATTCTGCCTCAGCTGCTGAACTTTGTGCACTTTTGTCTGCACTGAGCGATGTACCTATCTACCAGGGCATTGCAATTACAGGTTCTGTAAACCAAAAAGGTGAGATTCAGCCTGTTGGCGGAGTGACAAAGAAGATAGAAGGGTTCTACTATGTTTGTAAGAAAAAAGGGTTTACAGGCAACCAGGGTGTGATAATTCCTCATCAGAATATGAAAAACCTGGTATTATGCGACGAAGTTATAGATAGTATCAGAAATGGCAATTTTCATATTTGGGCAGTGAAGTCTATAAATGAAGCTATGGAAATCCTGACCGGTAAAAGCTTTGATGAGATTATTCTTCTGTCCAAGCAGAAACTAAAAAAATACCTGGATAATCTTACAAGCATAGGGCAACCGAGTAAAGAGAAGGAGGGGTGA
- the rplJ gene encoding 50S ribosomal protein L10, protein MPKSRALKEQLLAEYKEKLSKAKAGVIVCNRGITVEQDTALRKKLREAGIEYKVVKKTLFTFAVKENNLSELEQFFEGPIAIALSYDDPVKVAKVLKESAKDLEKLEVRGGFIEGKVISAQEVDALSKLPSKEELIAKMLGGLNAPMSGLVYVLSGTIRKLVLALDAIAKKQSA, encoded by the coding sequence TTGCCAAAATCAAGAGCACTGAAAGAGCAGCTTTTGGCTGAATACAAAGAAAAGCTTTCTAAAGCAAAAGCAGGTGTTATTGTATGCAACCGTGGAATTACAGTTGAACAGGACACAGCCTTGAGGAAAAAGTTAAGAGAAGCAGGTATAGAATACAAGGTGGTAAAGAAAACACTTTTCACCTTTGCAGTAAAGGAAAACAACTTATCAGAACTTGAGCAGTTTTTTGAAGGACCTATTGCAATTGCACTTTCTTACGACGACCCTGTAAAGGTGGCAAAAGTTTTAAAAGAAAGTGCGAAGGATCTTGAAAAGTTAGAAGTTAGAGGCGGATTCATTGAAGGAAAAGTTATCTCTGCACAGGAAGTTGATGCACTATCAAAACTTCCATCAAAAGAAGAACTTATTGCAAAAATGCTGGGCGGCTTGAATGCGCCTATGTCCGGTCTTGTTTATGTGCTTTCTGGTACTATTAGAAAGCTTGTTCTGGCACTCGATGCTATTGCTAAAAAGCAGAGTGCTTAA
- a CDS encoding DUF6062 family protein — MGDEKIYMIPVNDAFSVDCECAFCYLENNFEKQCLEIVLGESVMEVDSRVETNKKGFCPRHFHMLLEQKNKLPYGLMLETHIYEIKTNFERILSSHFMSLNTQKREGFLSRFLNNKALRENLLNDLLAFFKTINSQCVICERINARMKNYFDVFFFMWKTKKDFQQKVLNSKGFCLYHFYDLLKISQNHLHSTDLDQFVEKICKIELDAISQIYKNICEFNKQFDYRNANNIPAHEVRNSLINATEKLGKYK; from the coding sequence ATGGGTGATGAAAAAATATATATGATTCCCGTCAATGACGCATTTTCTGTTGATTGCGAATGTGCATTTTGTTATCTGGAAAATAATTTCGAAAAACAGTGTCTGGAAATTGTACTTGGCGAAAGTGTAATGGAAGTTGACTCCCGTGTGGAAACAAATAAAAAAGGGTTTTGTCCAAGACATTTTCATATGTTGCTTGAACAAAAAAATAAACTTCCATATGGTCTTATGCTGGAAACTCATATCTACGAAATAAAAACTAACTTTGAAAGGATTCTATCTTCACATTTTATGTCTTTAAATACTCAAAAAAGAGAGGGATTTTTAAGCCGATTTTTGAACAACAAAGCTCTCAGGGAAAATCTTCTGAACGATCTACTTGCGTTTTTCAAAACCATAAACTCTCAGTGTGTTATTTGCGAAAGAATAAATGCAAGAATGAAGAATTATTTTGATGTGTTCTTTTTTATGTGGAAAACAAAAAAGGATTTTCAACAAAAAGTTCTCAACTCAAAAGGATTCTGTCTTTATCATTTTTACGATTTACTCAAAATTTCACAAAATCATTTACACTCAACAGATTTAGATCAATTTGTTGAAAAAATTTGTAAAATTGAACTCGATGCAATTTCTCAAATTTACAAAAATATCTGTGAATTTAATAAACAATTTGATTACAGAAATGCAAATAACATACCTGCTCATGAAGTAAGAAATTCGCTTATAAACGCAACAGAAAAACTGGGAAAGTATAAATAA
- a CDS encoding FAD-dependent oxidoreductase translates to MKIVIVGGVAAGASAATKARRTNESAQIILFEQGEYVSFANCGLPYYVGGTIPKRDSLLVVREELFRKRYNIDVRVLSQVTKINRDRKTITVFDRKNNTTYEESYDKLIIATGARPFVLPFLKDCKNSYTCFTLYDVDRIKEDFAKKHVKKAVVIGAGYIGMELAEQLCEIGLDCTIIELKESILPQFDKEMTNPILDTLTTKGIKVKTGISVTDAKIEDGVAKKLVLSNGEEIECDAVFQTAGVIPNVELAREAGLEVNRGIVVNSKMQTSDPDIYAAGDAVEVRSIVTGTNVWIPLAGPANKQGRVAGCNAAGGDLEFKDVVGSSIIKVFDWALAKVGLSENECKSLGLDYNVTIVHPLHHAGYYPGGKQLTIKLMFDNKTGRIYGAEVVGKEGVDKRADVIATAIYAGLTVFDLENLDLVYAPPFSSAKDPVIMAGMTAANILRGEIKNILPDRVYELLDNKEYFILDVRTPEEYEFGHIKGAVNIPVDDLRGRINELPRDKKIIAYCGVGFRSYHACLILKANGFDCFNMSGGWTSWRMYYPDLVE, encoded by the coding sequence ATGAAGATTGTCATAGTTGGAGGCGTTGCAGCTGGAGCATCTGCTGCCACAAAAGCACGCAGAACCAATGAGAGTGCCCAGATTATTCTTTTTGAGCAAGGTGAATATGTATCTTTTGCAAACTGTGGACTTCCCTATTATGTTGGTGGTACAATTCCAAAAAGGGATAGTCTTTTGGTGGTAAGGGAAGAGCTTTTCAGGAAAAGATATAATATTGATGTAAGAGTACTCTCTCAGGTTACAAAAATCAACCGTGATAGAAAGACAATTACAGTTTTTGACAGGAAGAATAACACAACCTACGAAGAGAGTTATGATAAGCTGATTATAGCAACTGGAGCAAGACCTTTTGTTTTACCATTTTTAAAAGATTGTAAAAATTCTTATACCTGCTTTACACTCTATGATGTTGACAGAATTAAAGAAGATTTTGCGAAAAAGCATGTCAAGAAAGCTGTTGTGATTGGTGCAGGTTATATCGGTATGGAGCTTGCAGAGCAATTATGTGAAATTGGACTTGATTGTACAATTATAGAATTAAAAGAGTCAATCTTGCCTCAGTTTGACAAAGAGATGACAAATCCAATTTTGGATACACTGACAACCAAAGGTATTAAGGTTAAGACAGGGATTTCTGTAACTGATGCTAAGATTGAAGATGGTGTTGCTAAAAAACTGGTGCTTTCAAATGGTGAGGAGATTGAATGCGATGCGGTATTTCAAACAGCTGGTGTAATTCCAAATGTGGAGCTTGCAAGAGAGGCAGGGCTTGAAGTAAACAGGGGTATTGTTGTTAACAGCAAAATGCAGACATCTGACCCTGATATATATGCAGCAGGGGATGCAGTTGAAGTAAGAAGCATTGTAACAGGCACAAATGTGTGGATACCGCTGGCTGGTCCTGCTAACAAGCAAGGAAGGGTTGCAGGATGTAATGCAGCAGGTGGTGATTTGGAATTCAAAGATGTTGTAGGTAGTTCTATTATAAAGGTATTTGATTGGGCGTTGGCAAAGGTAGGGCTCAGTGAAAATGAGTGCAAGAGCCTTGGTCTTGATTACAATGTTACAATTGTCCATCCTCTTCACCATGCAGGGTACTACCCTGGTGGTAAACAGCTAACCATAAAGCTTATGTTTGATAACAAAACAGGCAGAATTTATGGTGCAGAGGTTGTTGGAAAAGAAGGGGTTGATAAACGAGCAGATGTAATTGCAACTGCTATATATGCCGGGCTAACTGTATTCGATTTAGAAAATCTTGACCTTGTTTATGCACCGCCTTTCTCTTCAGCAAAGGACCCTGTGATAATGGCGGGAATGACAGCTGCGAATATTTTGAGGGGTGAAATTAAGAATATTTTACCTGATAGAGTATATGAACTTCTTGATAACAAAGAATATTTTATACTTGATGTAAGAACTCCGGAGGAATATGAATTTGGGCATATTAAAGGTGCAGTGAATATTCCAGTTGATGACCTGAGAGGAAGAATAAATGAACTTCCCAGAGACAAAAAGATAATTGCATACTGTGGTGTTGGTTTTAGGTCTTATCATGCATGTTTGATTTTGAAGGCAAATGGCTTTGACTGTTTCAATATGAGTGGTGGCTGGACTTCCTGGAGAATGTACTATCCTGACTTGGTAGAGTAG
- a CDS encoding secondary thiamine-phosphate synthase enzyme YjbQ, translating into MFRELEIRTKDRVDFVDITSKLKEIVRHSNIEEGLMTVFVPHTTAGVTINEHADPSVVSDIKKQLEKIVPANNGYSHTEGNSDAHIKASLIGSSVNIIVKNGELMLGTWQGVFFCEFDGPRRRKIYVYIK; encoded by the coding sequence TTGTTTAGAGAACTTGAGATAAGAACAAAAGATAGAGTTGATTTTGTTGATATTACAAGCAAACTTAAAGAGATTGTAAGACACTCAAATATTGAAGAAGGGCTTATGACGGTATTTGTTCCTCACACAACAGCTGGTGTTACTATCAATGAGCATGCTGACCCTTCGGTTGTTAGCGATATAAAAAAGCAGCTTGAAAAAATAGTTCCAGCAAATAATGGATATAGTCATACAGAAGGAAACTCGGATGCACATATAAAGGCAAGCTTAATAGGTTCATCAGTAAACATCATTGTTAAAAACGGTGAACTTATGCTTGGTACATGGCAGGGCGTGTTTTTTTGTGAGTTTGATGGGCCAAGAAGAAGAAAGATTTATGTGTATATAAAGTGA
- a CDS encoding HAD-IC family P-type ATPase → MVNKLLGSFEKGLSFQEAERNIKQFGLNEIKIEKSKRAFSIFLDQFKDILVVILALSTAVSFLLGEFLDAIVIFFLIILNGLLGFIQEFRAEKAIESLKNYVSYKAKVVRDGNLEEIETRFVTINNIVIVEEGDRIPADGILLRSFSLAVDESILTGESLPVEKDEKNENRLYMGTYVVKGKGIMKVTSIGLETKMGKIAKTLAEIEEEKTPLQRRLNQLGKQLALVCLSICAVIVILGILRRQNIYDMFMIGISLAVAAIPEGLPAVVTITLAVGVQRMAKKNALIRKLSAVETLGCVNIICSDKTGTLTDNLFV, encoded by the coding sequence ATGGTAAACAAACTTCTTGGGTCTTTTGAAAAAGGACTTTCATTTCAGGAGGCGGAAAGGAATATTAAACAATTTGGATTAAATGAAATAAAAATTGAAAAGAGTAAAAGAGCATTTTCAATATTTTTGGACCAGTTTAAAGACATTCTGGTTGTAATATTAGCGCTTTCTACAGCAGTGTCCTTTTTATTGGGCGAGTTTTTGGATGCCATTGTTATCTTCTTCTTGATAATCCTAAATGGACTTTTAGGGTTTATACAGGAGTTTAGAGCTGAAAAGGCTATAGAATCACTGAAAAATTATGTCTCATATAAAGCGAAAGTAGTAAGAGATGGCAATTTAGAGGAAATAGAAACCAGATTTGTAACAATAAATAACATAGTTATAGTTGAAGAAGGCGATAGAATTCCAGCAGATGGAATTTTGTTAAGGTCCTTTTCCTTGGCAGTTGATGAATCGATTTTGACTGGTGAGTCATTACCGGTTGAAAAAGATGAAAAAAACGAAAACAGGTTGTATATGGGCACTTATGTTGTAAAAGGCAAAGGCATAATGAAAGTGACATCTATTGGTCTTGAGACAAAAATGGGCAAAATAGCCAAAACTTTGGCTGAGATTGAAGAAGAGAAAACGCCTCTTCAAAGAAGACTTAACCAGCTTGGTAAGCAGCTTGCTCTGGTTTGTCTCAGTATATGTGCTGTTATTGTTATACTGGGAATCTTAAGAAGACAAAACATTTATGATATGTTTATGATAGGTATTTCTTTAGCGGTTGCAGCAATTCCTGAAGGTTTGCCTGCTGTGGTGACAATAACCTTAGCGGTAGGGGTTCAAAGAATGGCAAAGAAGAATGCTCTTATAAGAAAGCTTTCAGCAGTTGAAACACTGGGCTGTGTAAACATTATTTGTTCAGACAAAACAGGAACACTTACCGATAATTTATTTGTTTGA
- a CDS encoding Asp23/Gls24 family envelope stress response protein: MKVYALIGPSGSGKSHKALIVAKMVGAEAIIDDGILVYNSKLIAGKSAKKEPTYLASVRRALFMEEEHANEVREAIRRLSIKSILILATSKQMAQKIAQRLELEKIERFIDISEVSSEIEIKKAMTTRNKEGKHVVPVPTFEIKKDFSGLLIYPLRLFKRINLNDYIIAEKTIVRPTFSYLGEYTISENVLIAYIKNVLKKERNIAKILSVDLAIKNNLLYIKVELILKFGCNIKSELEKVQKEIKEEIEYYTSINVEYIHLIARGVQV, encoded by the coding sequence GTGAAAGTATATGCCTTAATTGGACCGAGTGGTTCAGGAAAGAGTCATAAAGCTTTGATTGTTGCTAAAATGGTAGGTGCAGAAGCCATTATTGATGATGGTATACTGGTGTATAATTCCAAACTTATAGCAGGCAAATCTGCCAAAAAAGAACCTACATATCTGGCTTCTGTAAGAAGAGCTCTTTTTATGGAAGAAGAACATGCAAATGAGGTAAGGGAAGCTATAAGAAGACTTTCGATTAAAAGTATACTCATACTTGCAACTTCAAAACAAATGGCACAGAAGATTGCTCAGCGTTTGGAACTTGAAAAAATAGAGAGATTTATTGATATTAGTGAGGTTTCAAGTGAGATAGAAATAAAAAAAGCAATGACAACAAGGAACAAAGAGGGAAAACATGTTGTCCCGGTACCGACATTTGAGATAAAAAAGGACTTTTCCGGGCTGTTGATTTATCCCTTAAGACTTTTTAAAAGAATAAATCTCAACGACTATATTATTGCTGAAAAGACAATTGTGAGACCCACATTTAGTTATCTTGGCGAGTACACAATCTCAGAAAATGTTTTGATTGCATATATAAAAAATGTTTTAAAAAAAGAACGAAATATAGCAAAAATTTTGTCAGTGGACCTTGCCATAAAGAATAACCTTTTATATATAAAAGTAGAACTTATATTAAAATTTGGTTGTAATATCAAATCAGAACTTGAAAAGGTTCAAAAAGAAATAAAGGAAGAGATAGAATATTATACATCCATAAATGTGGAATATATTCACCTTATTGCAAGAGGTGTACAGGTTTAA
- a CDS encoding cation transporting ATPase C-terminal domain-containing protein, whose amino-acid sequence MNAQHKKSILYLLFGNLYLLFGVIVSFSLFLLVIYIPQLGIVFEVTCLGFLEWMVIIICSLFPSLLHSIFAKNN is encoded by the coding sequence TTGAATGCTCAACATAAAAAAAGTATTCTTTATTTACTGTTTGGAAATTTATATTTATTATTTGGCGTAATTGTATCATTTTCATTATTTTTACTGGTAATCTATATACCACAGCTGGGTATAGTATTTGAAGTAACTTGCCTGGGATTTCTGGAGTGGATGGTTATCATAATTTGTTCATTATTTCCTTCTCTGCTTCATTCTATATTTGCAAAAAATAACTGA
- the ispD gene encoding 2-C-methyl-D-erythritol 4-phosphate cytidylyltransferase — MTTFAIVCAAGSGKRFGGKTPKQFLFLNNKMVIEYSLSVFENSPFIDSVVILIPSGYREIGDLLKEKYKKVILWDYGEDERAKTVKKGLELVKGMCDFVAIHDAARPFINLSLIENLILEVKSSYAVAPAVLAKDTVKYVTDGYIESTIPREKVYLVQTPQVFKFDLIYTAYKKFEDICFTDDLQYVEALGVKPKIIEGTSLNFKITTQEDMIFAKAVAENLFK, encoded by the coding sequence ATGACAACATTTGCTATTGTATGTGCTGCGGGTAGCGGCAAGAGGTTTGGGGGCAAGACCCCCAAACAATTTTTATTTTTGAACAATAAGATGGTGATAGAATATTCTCTTTCTGTGTTTGAAAACTCACCTTTTATAGATAGTGTGGTAATTTTAATTCCAAGCGGTTATAGAGAGATTGGGGATTTGCTCAAAGAGAAATATAAAAAAGTAATCCTGTGGGATTATGGAGAAGATGAGAGAGCAAAGACAGTAAAAAAAGGTCTGGAGCTTGTAAAAGGGATGTGTGATTTTGTTGCCATACATGATGCTGCACGTCCTTTTATTAACTTAAGTCTTATAGAAAACCTGATTTTAGAGGTAAAAAGTAGTTATGCAGTTGCGCCTGCTGTTTTGGCAAAAGATACTGTAAAGTATGTTACAGATGGATATATAGAAAGTACAATTCCGAGAGAGAAAGTGTATTTGGTTCAGACACCACAGGTTTTCAAATTTGATTTGATTTACACAGCTTATAAGAAATTCGAAGATATTTGTTTTACTGATGATTTGCAATATGTAGAGGCGCTTGGAGTAAAGCCTAAAATAATCGAAGGTACCAGCTTGAATTTTAAGATTACTACACAGGAAGATATGATTTTTGCAAAGGCAGTTGCTGAGAATCTTTTTAAATAG
- a CDS encoding nitroreductase family protein: MNMLEVLKGRRSIRKYKKNMPLDRETIEKIIDAARFAPTARGNQGWEFVVVTDEELKKQIAQKARYGRFIEDASCCVAVLYEKGFEYILEDMSAASTYILIAAKALGLGACWVASYKKEHSEDVKKLLNVPEHLELCALISIGYPDEEPVRDKKELSSILHWNQYRR; this comes from the coding sequence ATGAATATGTTAGAAGTTTTAAAGGGAAGAAGAAGTATAAGAAAGTACAAAAAGAACATGCCTCTTGATAGAGAAACCATCGAGAAGATAATAGACGCTGCACGATTTGCTCCAACAGCGCGTGGAAATCAGGGATGGGAGTTTGTGGTTGTAACAGATGAGGAATTGAAAAAGCAGATTGCTCAAAAAGCACGATATGGAAGATTTATAGAAGATGCTTCGTGCTGTGTGGCGGTCCTTTATGAAAAAGGGTTTGAATATATTTTGGAAGACATGTCAGCAGCATCAACATATATTTTGATTGCAGCAAAAGCTCTGGGCTTAGGTGCATGCTGGGTTGCGAGCTACAAAAAAGAACATTCTGAAGATGTGAAAAAGCTTTTGAATGTTCCTGAACATCTGGAACTGTGTGCACTAATTAGTATTGGGTATCCTGATGAAGAACCTGTGAGAGATAAAAAAGAATTATCTTCAATACTACACTGGAATCAATACAGAAGATAA
- a CDS encoding ABC transporter transmembrane domain-containing protein, whose translation MDNLKKLSSYFRKYKKLLFIGFCLIIISISLAMVNPYISKIVVDEAITKKKYNLLLPLLIGMLLVSLFRGLIRYWHSYIFEYVSQNILYDLRESLYKFLQNQTFEFFDKTRTGELMARMTGDLEGIRMLFSTAIPLSLNILKNKKSKIAKKRLFFKFVSASFYFISFIFCLLTYEFVFLA comes from the coding sequence ATGGACAATCTGAAAAAACTATCGTCCTATTTTCGGAAATATAAAAAGCTTCTGTTTATTGGTTTTTGCTTGATAATAATATCAATTTCCTTGGCTATGGTAAACCCCTATATTTCCAAAATAGTAGTTGATGAAGCCATTACTAAGAAGAAATACAATCTTTTGCTTCCCCTTTTAATTGGTATGCTTTTGGTAAGCCTTTTTAGAGGGCTGATTCGTTACTGGCATTCATACATATTTGAATATGTTTCTCAAAACATTCTGTATGATTTAAGAGAAAGCCTTTATAAATTTCTACAGAATCAAACTTTTGAGTTTTTTGACAAAACACGAACAGGCGAACTTATGGCACGTATGACAGGGGACTTAGAAGGTATCAGAATGCTTTTTTCAACTGCTATACCGCTCAGTTTAAATATTCTGAAAAATAAAAAATCCAAAATAGCCAAAAAGAGGCTGTTTTTTAAATTTGTTTCAGCCTCTTTTTATTTTATATCTTTTATTTTCTGTCTATTAACCTATGAATTTGTCTTTCTGGCTTGA